One Setaria italica strain Yugu1 chromosome II, Setaria_italica_v2.0, whole genome shotgun sequence DNA segment encodes these proteins:
- the LOC101783302 gene encoding uncharacterized protein LOC101783302, whose amino-acid sequence MRISKSAPNLLKKAATSVKSKSDALRTKLIFLASLRRRLAMISAMSRQIHGLAKLKGQEKQARVEHGSKALTVHKAMATSKEPVGDHGGRDGNVGMFEVAMFEEGYHGYPDWTNSLFDDDNCYKDEEDGHDNENDNEELDVLGALDEPSVIEIIRSNREAQGLEFNMDDEIDEACDMFIRRCRSQMNLSLL is encoded by the coding sequence ATGAGGATCAGCAAGAGCGCCCCCAACCTCCTGAAGAAGGCGGCGACGTCCGTTAAGAGCAAGTCCGACGCTCTAAGAACAAAGCTCATCTTCTTGGCATCCCTGCGCCGAAGGTTGGCGATGATCAGTGCGATGTCTCGCCAGATACATGGGCTCGCCAAGTTGAAGGGCCAGGAGAAGCAGGCTAGGGTGGAGCACGGCAGCAAGGCTCTCACGGTGCACAAGGCGATGGCGACGAGCAAGGAGCCAGTTGGAGATCATGGTGGAAGGGATGGTAATGTTGGTATGTTTGAGGTGGCAATGTTTGAGGAAGGTTACCATGGTTACCCTGACTGGACCAATTCCCTTTTCGACGATGACAATTGTTacaaggatgaggaggacggtCATGACAACGAAAACGACAACGAGGAACTTGATGTTCTTGGTGCGCTAGATGAGCCCTCGGTCATCGAGATCATCAGGAGCAACCGGGAGGCTCAAGGTCTCGAGTTCAACATGGACGATGAGATTGATGAAGCTTGTGATATGTTCATTAGGAGATGTCGCAGTCAGATGAACCTTAGCCTTTTGTGA
- the LOC101783709 gene encoding uncharacterized protein LOC101783709, whose protein sequence is MRMCKAPELLKKAVTVFKSKTDALRTKLLVLARLRRKMAMVRAISDRIHALVSSDREKQARLEYGGKTLVLHEVVTGIQGPADHELDGVIDLSEVAMFEEDEHDYPDWTHSLFNDDDNYINDDEGDEGHDGVLDVLDEPSVIDVIRSNREVEGLEFNMDDEIDQACDMFIRRFRTRMNRSF, encoded by the coding sequence ATGAGGATGTGCAAGGCCCCCGAGCTTCTCAAGAAGGCGGTGACTGTGTTCAAGAGCAAGACTGACGCCCTAAGAACAAAGCTCCTCGTCCTGGCCCGGCTCCGCCGCAAGATGGCGATGGTCCGTGCAATTTCTGACAGGATCCATGCGCTCGTGTCGTCAGACCGAGAGAAGCAGGCAAGGTTGGAGTACGGAGGCAAGACACTCGTCTTGCACGAGGTGGTGACAGGGATCCAGGGGCCAGCTGATCATGAACTTGATGGTGTCATTGATCTATCAGAGGTGGCGATGTTTGAGGAAGATGAGCATGACTACCCTGACTGGACGCACTCACTGTTCAACGACGACGACAACTATATTAACGATGATGAGGGTGATGAAGGCCATGATGGTGTTCTTGATGTGCTCGACGAGCCCTCTGTGATCGATGTCATCAGGAGCAACCGGGAGGTGGAAGGTTTGGAGTTCAATATGGATGATGAGATTGATCAGGCTTGTGACATGTTCATAAGGAGGTTCCGGACACGGATGAATAGGAGCTTTTAG